TCAGGGCGCTCGCGTAGGGGATCAAGGTAGTGAATCCGATCAAAACGGCGAACAGAACGCCGTAAGGAATCTGGAGAACAGTGAAGACCACGATCTGCCCCACCGCCAGGATCAGAGCCAGTAAGACCTGACCGGCAAAGTATCCCCGGAATGTGCGTGAGAGTGTGCTGATCACCAGCGCACGCCAGTCCGCGGGAAGCCATCGGGCCAGGCCAGCCGCAATCGAACGCCCGCCAAGCAGGAAGAACACCGCCAGCACCAACACAATCACGGTGTTGATGGTGGTTCCCAGGGTTGCCCCAAGGATGCCGAGCAGCCTCTGGCTGATCTGGCTGGCCACCCGACCGGCTCGGGTGAGGAGATCACTGCTCAGATCTCCGAATTCACTCGGCAATCCCTTCGCATCAGCCAAGGATTGAAGGCTTGTGATCCAGCCCTCGGCCTTGTTGAGCAAGCTTGGAAGGGCGTTGATGAGCTGTCCAAGCTGGTCGATCAGCAGAGGCACCAGGGTGATCCCCGCGAACACCAGCACGCTGATGGTGAGCAGAGTCACCAGCACGATCGCCAACCACCTCGGCAGGCCGCGGCCGGTGAGCCAGACGCAGGGAATATCGAGGAGGAAAGCGATTAGTGCCGCCGTGAGAAAAAGGCCGGGAAACGGAGCCAGAGGAACCGTGAGCTGCCTCAGCACAAAAAGGTTGAGAGTGAGCAGAGGCAACGCAAGGCTCCAGCGCATCCAGGCAGGACCATTCATGGGGCATTGTCTTTTGCACGCATTGTGGCCATGGCATCCAGATAGGCCGCAGACCCGAGCTCGACCAGACGTTGATCCTTCGCGGTCACCGCATCGTGAAGCTGACGTCGATAGGCCCCGAGACGCTCCAACAGGGCGTGGTCTTGGAGCGACAGGATCTGCGCCGCCAGCAATCCCGCATTCAGCCCGCCCCCGATGGCAACCGTGGCCACGGGAATGCCACCCGGCATCTGCACAATCGAATGCAGAGAGTCCACACCGGAGAGCATGGTGCTGCGCACCGGCACGCCGATCACCGGCAGGGTGGTGAGAGACGCCACCATTCCCGGCAGGTGAGCCGCGCCGCCGGCACCGGCCACGATCACCTGCAAACCGCGGTTATGGGCCTCACGGGCAAAGTCCACCATCTCAAGCGGTGTGCGATGGGCCGACAACACGCGCACCTCCACAGCAACGTTGAGCCTCTCCAGAACCTCAATCGCTGGTTGAAGGGTAGGAAGGTCGGAATCACTGCCCATGATCACGGCCACCCGCGGTGACATCGATGACTGGACTGGATCGGAAGGCGTCATGGCAACAGGCAAAACGCGCAGAGAGGGCGAGACTTCCATCGTCCCGCACCAGACCGCCCGCATGCGCCGGATCACCCACGTGCGACTGCCTCAATGCCCTGGCGCAACACCAAGCCAGGGTCTGCACTGGCTGATCTTGAGTGATCAAGGTGTGATCACCGAGATCGGTCCCATGCCGGCGATGGCTGCGATGGCAGGAGAAAGCTGGAACGGAGACTGGCTCAGTCCACGGGGAATTGACCTGCAGATCAACGGTGGGCTCGGTCTTGCCTTCCCTGAACTCTGTGACGACGATCTTCCCCGGCTGCTGCAGCTTCTCGACCAGTTGTGGCGTGATGGTGTCGAGGCCATCGCCCCGACCATGGTCACCTGTGGCGTCGAACCCCTGCGCCGTGCACTCTCCGTGCTTCGCCAGGCCAGAAGCCTGCACCAAAAGGGCCGCTGCCGCTTACTGGGGGCGCACCTGGAAGGTCCGTTCCTGGCAACAGAGCGCCGGGGCGCTCACCCGATCACGCACGTTGCCCCACCCAGCCTTGCTGCGCTGGAGAGGCGGATCGCAGGATTTGAAACCGAGATCAGCCTGGTGACGCTCGCCCCGGAACAACCCGGGGCGGAGCACGTGATCAGTCAGCTGACCAGCCTCGGCATCACCGTGGCCCTGGGCCACAGCACAGCCACCGGTGAGCAGGCCGCGACAGCTTTCGATCAGGGGGTCGGCATGCTGACCCATGCGTTCAACGCTATGCCTGGCCTGCATCACCGGGCGCCTGGCCCCGTAGGAGAGGCCTGCCGTCGCGGCGGCATTGCCCTTGGCCTGATCGCCGATGGCGTACACGTGCACCCCACCATGGCGGTGTTGCTGCAACGCATGGCCGGCGATCAGATCGTGCTGGTGAGTGATGCGCTAGCGCCCTATGGGTTGGCGGATGGGGAGCACCGCTGGGACGAACGCGTCCTGCACGTGCAAGACGGAACTTGCCGGCTGGAGGACGGAACCCTCGCGGGAGTAACCCTGCCCCTGCTCGAAGGCTGTTGCCGGCTCGCCCTCTGGAGCGGCGATGCAGATGGGGCGATCTGGGCCGCGACGATGGCACCGAGACGGGTCATCGGTATGGATCACAGCGTTGAGGGGCTGGTGGGACAACCCATTGACCATCTGCTGCGCTGGGACCTGAGCGACGAGGGAGCATCCCTTGCCTGGCGTGAAGCTGCTTAAGATCCCGCCGACGCACCACCAAGCCAATGACCCCTGAACAGCAGCTGAAGGACAAGCTGGCCGAGAAGCAGGAGGTGAAGGGGTATTTCGAAACCACTGGCTTCGATCGCTGGAATCGCATCTACAGCGAATCCGACGACGTGAACAAGGTGCAGCGCAACATCCGCATCGGCCATCAGAAAACCGTGGATGAAGTCCTGGCCTGGATCAACAACAGCGGCGAGCTCAGCGAGGTGAGTTTCTGTGATGCCGGCTGCGGTGTGGGGAGTCTCAGCCTGCCCTTGGCGGCGATGGGCGCAGGCTCGATCAGCGCCAGCGACATCTCCGAAGCGATGGCCCAGGAAGCAGAACGCCGGGCCCGCGAGGCCGGCCTCGACATGACCAAACTCCACTTCTTCGCCAGTGACCTGGAAAGCCTGAGCGGCTCCTTCCACACGGTGTGCTGCCTGGATGTCTTCATCCATTACCCCCAGGCTGCCGCTGAAGAGATGGTGAAACACCTCTGCAGCCTCAGCGAGCAACGGCTGATCGTGAGCTTCGCCCCTTACACCCCACTGTTGGCGCTCCTGAAGAGCATCGGCCAGTTGTTCCCAGGCCCCAGCAAGACAACCCGTGCTTACACCCTGAAGGAGGAAGGCATTGTCAAGGCTGCGATGGCCTGTGGCTACGAACCTGTCCGACGCAGCTTGAACAAAGCACCGTTTTATTTCTCAAGGCTGATCGAATTTCGCAAGAAAGATTGATCAGGAGCCAAACTGATTGAAAAGCTTGAATTCAGCGACAGGGGGATTACCGGGGACGAACATTGCCGTTCCGATGAAACCGTTATAGATGCCTCCCTGTCCAACAACAGTGGCTTGGTGCTTCACAGGAATGATGTCGCTGATTGCCAAATCCAT
The sequence above is a segment of the Synechococcus sp. PROS-7-1 genome. Coding sequences within it:
- a CDS encoding AI-2E family transporter: MNGPAWMRWSLALPLLTLNLFVLRQLTVPLAPFPGLFLTAALIAFLLDIPCVWLTGRGLPRWLAIVLVTLLTISVLVFAGITLVPLLIDQLGQLINALPSLLNKAEGWITSLQSLADAKGLPSEFGDLSSDLLTRAGRVASQISQRLLGILGATLGTTINTVIVLVLAVFFLLGGRSIAAGLARWLPADWRALVISTLSRTFRGYFAGQVLLALILAVGQIVVFTVLQIPYGVLFAVLIGFTTLIPYASALTIIAVSGLLAFQDPKTGLEILVAAILVGQLVDQVIQPRLMGSIVGLQPAWLLIALPLGAKAGELYGFGELLGLLLAVPVASCFKTLVDAWAERQGIPASSELIKSEQG
- the purE gene encoding 5-(carboxyamino)imidazole ribonucleotide mutase produces the protein MTPSDPVQSSMSPRVAVIMGSDSDLPTLQPAIEVLERLNVAVEVRVLSAHRTPLEMVDFAREAHNRGLQVIVAGAGGAAHLPGMVASLTTLPVIGVPVRSTMLSGVDSLHSIVQMPGGIPVATVAIGGGLNAGLLAAQILSLQDHALLERLGAYRRQLHDAVTAKDQRLVELGSAAYLDAMATMRAKDNAP
- a CDS encoding N-acetylglucosamine-6-phosphate deacetylase, coding for MRRITHVRLPQCPGATPSQGLHWLILSDQGVITEIGPMPAMAAMAGESWNGDWLSPRGIDLQINGGLGLAFPELCDDDLPRLLQLLDQLWRDGVEAIAPTMVTCGVEPLRRALSVLRQARSLHQKGRCRLLGAHLEGPFLATERRGAHPITHVAPPSLAALERRIAGFETEISLVTLAPEQPGAEHVISQLTSLGITVALGHSTATGEQAATAFDQGVGMLTHAFNAMPGLHHRAPGPVGEACRRGGIALGLIADGVHVHPTMAVLLQRMAGDQIVLVSDALAPYGLADGEHRWDERVLHVQDGTCRLEDGTLAGVTLPLLEGCCRLALWSGDADGAIWAATMAPRRVIGMDHSVEGLVGQPIDHLLRWDLSDEGASLAWREAA
- the bchM gene encoding magnesium protoporphyrin IX methyltransferase yields the protein MTPEQQLKDKLAEKQEVKGYFETTGFDRWNRIYSESDDVNKVQRNIRIGHQKTVDEVLAWINNSGELSEVSFCDAGCGVGSLSLPLAAMGAGSISASDISEAMAQEAERRAREAGLDMTKLHFFASDLESLSGSFHTVCCLDVFIHYPQAAAEEMVKHLCSLSEQRLIVSFAPYTPLLALLKSIGQLFPGPSKTTRAYTLKEEGIVKAAMACGYEPVRRSLNKAPFYFSRLIEFRKKD